The Periplaneta americana isolate PAMFEO1 chromosome 16, P.americana_PAMFEO1_priV1, whole genome shotgun sequence genome segment tactatgtttaggctaattggcacatacttaatagataatgatgtgtattGTTACGTATGTTGGaggtatttttcttaattttttcatagatctttatacttggactatttaaaattatatttttaaaaatgtataagaaaaattcaggataacagtattgttatgatgactagcgaggttcaaactaaaactggcttcctgggcatcggaaatatttattgaaaagcacgacagatcacatggaattaaaatgtaggcctatatgatattctagacctttcacgtcagaggtgaaacaacataaagcgacaaaacattgtcaatgtaatagccacataatggttaattgatttgaatagggtattgcgaaagtacgtcgttattttatttatttttgatagaagtaacatttcttaagtatttatttattttccctagtACCATCAATTGAAAACacatatgattttattttttttgaagttataagtggctgtatgcaagtacttaggcGGTATTctcaaattcaaataaaatatcatttcggattccgtaataaattacgtacatcaatacgctgaatcttgatcatatgcacttagttttataacaattaatgtcgaaaatgtacatgtgacaacgaaatcaaagcactaaaacgtcaaacgtcatgcctttttTTCGCCTCCActcgcctccactctgcgttgccaaacctacccatgcttcggcttgtaactaaagaaggttctggtgcaatccgtgttctggagtttatcaggGGTGTggtttagtgtgtttgtatatttcatattgttctagtgtgttgagtttttggttcttgggttgtatgtgtaggatttccatgtccgcatttatgttattgtatgtatggttagcattggttatgtgatcggcgtatgtagatgtattgtgtcctctggttattgctttaatgtgttctttgtagcgtgtttggaatgatctgcctgtctgtcctatgtagaacttatcgcaactattacatgtgagtttgtatacacatgtgtggtcgtatttatttgtttgtgttttttgtgtgttgagatgtctttgtaatgtgttttctgttctgtatgttatgttgtatttctgctttctgaatgaagatgcgatcttatctGTGCTTTTgatttcatatgttagtgtgatgtatttcttgtgtttattttgtgttttgtgtgtttttgtgtgtgttaagATATCTCATcacacaaaaaatacaaacaaataaatacgaccacacaggtgtatacaaactcacatgtaatagttgcgataagttctacataggacagacaggcagatcattccaaacacgctacaaagaacacattaaagcattAACCAGAGGACAcgatacatctacatacgccgatcacataaccaatgctatactaaaagccaggttatgaaccgactaaaccggaagcaacgttctgttggtctctttctgagctctgttgccacatagtggggcgagattcaaagcgtgttcagcgtttgtcaccaatatgtttaaaataactactgtatatagttctcgataacactatccacaatattagtaattaaaattactgtttttaagaaagcacgagctaatgacgctggtacgaaatgcgactcgtaatgcacgtggtactgcaaatgaactggctacactgtctccgtgattccgttgccagattttcgttagcagacgacattttcacgcgaggtccaatggaaagctccgttctcgttctcccctccatcccccacactcaacgtgccatcactgcacaggctacccctctaacccgcactttcctctcgcccatccaactacttcctgtttcgtcggttcataacctggcttttagtataaccataggcctacatacaatatCATAAATGCGGATattgaaatcctacacatacaacccaagaaacaaaaactcaacacagtagaacaatatgaaatatacaccacactaaaacacaccccgataaaattctcaacacacagatcaatttcagtacgcacacactatttgactccactcttcaacacctttcaacaatcaattacacccacataacaggcagaaaagttcgagatgacgccgtgatctagtaggctctgagggtggtgcgtgaagcactgaaacagctgtaagccgcacaaatcttacataattaacaggaGTAAGTCcgttaattaatcaattaattcttTAAATCGTTACATCTAAGCcttaaatgtgtgtttattttgtgAACAGAACGTATAAtcattagtgcaataaaattaattcacgGCCAAAGAGAAGAATTCCAAAAGTAAGTAATGAATCCTGGAAACAATCGCAGAGATGCattgattacctgattaatgcatTCTATTTTCATCAGGATTTCATAAACATGGAAATATGGTATCTGGGCAAATGAAATGAAGCAATATTGGAGAATTATTGCTGATGCATAAAGAGGGATCCCCTGGAGGACCTCAAAACGGTGCGTTTCGTGCGACATTTTGAACGCCTGAATGGGTATAAAATTTTTTTGGTCGTTGGGAAAAAGTACATAAGTAAAAGAAAGTGGATTTTTCTGTTCTACCTCATCACATAAGTCAAGTATTGGTTTctaattgaaattataaaatttattgtatgttACATTCAAAATGGTCTTATTTTGACCAATATACATTAATTTCgttttatacttatatttagttgaacgtaaaataaaaaaagaagtcacttttgaaaaattcatttttttttacttacatacCTTTTCCGCCGAGCaaggaaatattaataataatttataggagctaacataatatattattattatattaaatatataaaataatttttattattggaaactatttttattaataatcaaggggttcattaataattttataatctcCAAATTTAAATTACggcattaaaatatgtttttaaaatatattcagtacattatttgatttttttgtattcttgaTTAAATTTTGAACTTTTCGTCAACATCTCCAAAGTTTAAAGAAAATCCTGGCGTGACAAAGAATATGTGAATACAGGCCTGGAACCAAGAACTTTCAGTACCTATACGCAAACATACAacttaaattatcatattgaatttatttttcaatcatGATAATTgtcaactttcacattttttcactttcattatcaaaattacagaaaaatctaGAGTGGTAATGAAAATACGAATACAGATTCGGATTCAGGCTCTTTAGATAACTAGAACAAGTAATTGTACCAGAAATGTTTTAAATTCAtaagtgtaataattataataataataataataataataataataataataataataataataatagtagtagtagtagtaggagcagtaataataataataataataataataataataataatacctcaaATGGATTACATCTTCCCATTATGTATGCGTGCATGCCATTGTAAGTAATCTGAATCCAGACAATTCATTCCACAATAGTGCTAAGGTGTAACTTATATAGCTGTGATCTTGTTACTGTGAGATGTTTGTCACTAGTTCCAACTCTCAATAGATCCAAAGTGGACGCTGCGAGAAAGCGCCATCTCTGACCGATACGTGATTATAGCGGATGTGACGTAGGTACGTATATCTGACAGCTATGGAGTGGAAACGACTGCAAATCAGAAcattaacttgaaggacaagaaaaCGGGAAAGTAAAGATTTTCGTGCCAATCACAAGGTTATTGTCCGTAAGTTTTTGATATTAAGGCTACAAAGCAATCACTGTAGTTTTCCAAGGAAAAAATGTCCTATCTTACGTAAATATTATTGAACGCGCAAAAATTCTCAGATAAAACGCTATTACCAGTCACAGTGGATTTCCGGAACTTTAAAAGTTCGGAGCTGTGAGTACAAAAAAATAGACTAACACATCAAATGGAATGGATTCTGGAGTGTTTGTACGTGAGAAAACGTTTCGAAAGTAATGTATTTCTCGCACGTGTTGCCAGATATGGCTCTTAAAATGTTTCTCGCTTGTGTAAACATACCTACATTTTGAAAAGACTATAACGCAAGTTTTTCGCACCAAATCCAATAGTACGGTTTTTCTCTCTTGAGAATGACTTGCTGAGATTGTTGACTACTCCTCTGTATATAGATCTTCCCACAAACATCATATTTCACACTTGCCCCATTTAACAAAGTTAAGCCGAAACTTGACAATTCAATCATTTCTCACCAGGAAGTAAGCGTAAACACCATTTAAAGACCTCATAGCAGAAAAAGTCCTTCCACACAAGATCCAATGTATGGCTTCAGGCTGATGAAGAGAATAGAatactatataattatttaatctgAAAGAGATAAGGTCACGAGGCTGTCTCTTCCCTCCTacgaggggattacaactacaatattaaaaatacaattacaattaattacaattaatgttaaatttacaattacaataaaagtcaaaGTAATAAAAGATTatttgattaatgaaagctagaaaatttattttagagGTTACGATCAAAGAAAGATTATCTTGCTGAAGTACAATTTAAAgctaacataataaaacaatgcaGTGATTAAATTacaagatatttaaatatttattatgaaatatatttatgtacacacatgAATGTATATTAAAATGTGTGGGCCATAAAAAAGCATTACACAGACATGACTGCTGAACAGCTCCTCTTATGTAGCATACGTGaatacatattgtgacagccccgtcgagactcgatcacgcgtcccacagaggAAGGCGCGCATGGAAGGATCGGGCGAcgcggcaaatgaagttgcgcacgcatctactTCCTAGGGCATGTGCTGTACCAGAAAAAGGGGGGAAGCTGTAAGCCAGGCGAACTGATTGTCGTAACGAGAATGATCGTGAAAtcgtagtttctggaaagtaTGGCTTAACTTATaaaaagcgagcagccttcgggattagttagttgcagtcgttgctagtttttggTCACCAGCCAATCAGTCTtttgtagcagtgaagccagcttcgagacagGAGTTCGACTTGAatgtgtgtccgcaactgtcaGAGGGTCTACGCGGAAGCAACGCAGTTGAAAGACCTGAGTTGAGTGcaatggaccgcagttgggggacatgagttcgaagttcagtgaaatgtctctgaaggtctggagttcgagatactgtgaacttgaatcactgagctagaagaactagccaaggcaagtgaactgtgaactgagggcagttttgtgttgtaaatattgctttgtgaacattagttaagattagcagtacattgttgttctcaataatgcAAGTAAATTGGCATTGTCGTctgagtgcaataacgaatactgcgTTGCTGTATGGAGTGGAAATCcgattgttgacgggagtgtttacattcatcatataaagtgattattgttgttttgaataaaagttacattctcgtgttgtattaaagttacaatattaagatTATCCGAGCACGGAAAATCCATTCCAAacacatcacaactgaatggTTTATGAAAAAAAGCATCTGGAGGTTAACCGGACGTCCAAAACATTTCCCACACACAACACACATGAATGGCTTCTCAACTGTGGATACGTGAATGTACATTGGGATCTGTGTGAACACGTGATTGCGTAGAGAGATATTCCGCGCCAAATGAACACTTTGCACTGAAGTCTGTATTGAATAGCTTCATGATAGACTGCACGAAAGAGTGCCTTGAAGAGCTTCTACAAGAGTTCCCACACACTTCACAAACGAATGGCTTCTGACATGTGTGTACGCGTGAAAGCTTATTGAAATGTACGGTGACCGAAATACTCTTGCCAAACACATCACAACGGAATGATTTGACGCCTTAGTGTACGCATGAATGACTATCGAAATATCTCGAAAGTGAAAAACCCTTTCCACAAACGTCACagctgaatggcttctcgccagtgTGCTCGCGTGTATGCCTCTCGAGATAATCCAAACGCGGAAATCTCTTGCCACacacatcacaactgaatggcGTCTCGCCTGTGTGCAACATTAAATGTGTTTTCAGGCTTGAAGAACTTGCGAAATATTTCCCACACACATCACAACAGAATGGTTTCGCGCATGTGTGCACGCGTGAATGCCTCTTTACATGTTCGAATTGCGAAAAACTATTTCCACATACGTCACAACTGTATGGCTTTTCACCTGTGTGTACACGTGAATGTATTTTCAAACGTATGGGGCGCGAGAAACTCTTTCCACAGACGTCACAAGAGAAGGGTTTCACGCCAGAGTGTACGCGTGAATGCCTATCGAGGTATTTCGAGagcgaaaaacactttccacaaatgtcacaactgaatggcttgACGCCAGTGTGTATAATTAAATGTGTTTTAAGGTGTGAAGAAGTTGTAAAGCACTTCCCAcacacgtcacaactgaatggttTCGCGGCTGTGTGCACGCGTGAATGCCTGTCGAGAAAATCCGAACGCGAAAATCTCTTGCCACACACGTCACAACAGAATGGCCTCCCGCTTGTGTGCACGCGTGAATGCCTCACGAGATAATCCGAACGCGAAAATCTCTTCCCAcacacgtcacaactgaatggccTCTCGTTTGTGTGCAGGAGTGAATGCCTCTTGAGATCGTAGGACTTTGAAAAGCACTTGCCAcacacgtcacaactgaatgACCTCTCGCTTGAGTGCACCAGTATATGCCTCTTCAGATCGCTGGACCTTGTAAAGCACTTTCCACAAacgtcacaactgaatggttTCTCGCTTGAGTAAACTCGTGAATGCTTTTCGAAGTCCCCCGATTTGAGGTTTGCAAAGTCGAGAAAAGACATTCCGCAAATATCAGAATCATATTTCTTGCCGTCgtactcttcaggaatattttcgcAGAATTTTGCAACTCCACTACTATGGCTAACTGAAACACTAAAAATTACAAGTATCATTAGTGAAAAGAATGTctagactttcaatgaagagatatATGCGCCATAAGCGAATAAAGGGGAAATTAACAATGGTCCTTCACTTTCAGTTACTTCTGTACAGACtatgttaaaaaattaagtaataatagtaataataataagcaatagtgatagcaataacaataattattcatttattttttaatatttatgtgctggacaacagacATTGGACAATAGAAGTCCAAGACAGTGATAAATTAATACGATTAAataaacaactatggtacaaattaaataataataataataataataataatagtaataacaacaataataataacagtattagATAAAAATCGATCAAGTGCAAAACCAAGCTCTAAGCCTCCTCACTGATGGAGTCAAAACCACTCCAATTAACGGCATGCTCCTTTTAACAGGATTTAAACCAATTCATTGATTAATTGAAGAGAAGGCACTAATTCCATATGAAAAGATATTCAGAATTCCAGGAGACCAATTCTAGGAATCTTATCTTAATGTCGAAAGAAGGTAGAAAACACAGCACGAATTTATACAAAAAATCACGGAATTGAGAGAAATATATCAGACTTTTAATACTCCAGAACCTTTTCCTCAATTTTTAAATCCAATACTTTCTAACTCCATGTTATTCTCCATAGATTTGGAAGATGCTGTTTGTAAAAAAGAAACTCCAGTAGACATATTAAGATCCCTGGCTCTTGAAACAATTAAGCTCAATTATCCAGAAACTGAGTGACTTCGTCTTTATGCAGACGGATCCAAAATGGATGACGATTTTAATGTTGGTGCCAGTGTATACAGTGATATCTTTGCTTCTATACAGCGGTAGGCACCCATAGGTCAGCTTATGACTGTGAAATTGAAGCTATCAGGCTAGCCTTAACTCAACTGATATGTCATCAAACTAAATTCAAGAATGTCGTCATCCTGTGCGACTCCAAAGCAGCCATAGAATCTGTAGCTTCCTCAGACCCTCGAGTCTTCATCAATCCAAGACTGTCAAAATACTTTACAACTATTTCAAGCAAAACACAAAATCCTGGTACTACAGTGGGACCCCAGACACTGCAATTTATTTGGCAATGAGCAGGCCGATGCCTCGGTAAAAGAAGGTGCTAAAATTTTTACAAAGATCTCCTAAACCAACACCCTtccaagcaataaaattgtacaaCAAAGAAGTTGCCCACAACATCCACTCCCATGAGATTGCAGAAAAATCAAATGGCAAACACTGGAGAAGAAACCTTCTATCAATACCTAACAGACCAACAAAGATTGGCAGTCGCCAATTTCCGGCTTGGAACTGGACATGATTGCTTGGCGCAGCATCTCTACCGTTTCGGTATTTATCAACATCTAACCTGTACcctttgtgaccttcaagaagcgatgaatagggatcatctccaacgctgcccagctctaaaatcactgacagaatggctagatactgggaagcgagaagcctcatgcTTCTGCTTAGTTCTTTAAGGTTTTTGTTTAGTTCctttattacattcaatttttagTCGTATCATgttaattgttttaatcttgaggttatgtttaggtcaaagataacttatctatgtacctgtcattcgaataaataaataaataaataaataaataataataataataataacaataataataataataataataataataatgtaaacaatagtACAGTTGCTTGACGTTTTATATATCGAAAGGGTGGGAACACATTTAACAAGAcaagttcagaaattctgtagGCATCTCAGACCGAGCAACTGCTATCCACTCAATCACTAAAGCTATTCGTCCTGCTTCTATAGAAATATACATCTATCAACAGAACCTCCATCAGGACAAATCACAAGGTAAAATAACCCCATTGCAACGAATCCCTAGCCACTGCCAAATTTTTGGAACTGGAATGACTATAAACTAGGTAAGGAAGTTTTGGTCCAGTCATTAAGCCGGGGGGAAAACACGTAAGAGTTATAACATGGCGAAGCGCATGCAGTCAGATAGACAGAGCTACTGAAAATATGGTACGAAGCTCAACTTACTGATTTTTGCTAAAGAATTTTGTTTCCTGCTATTGCTTTTGTTTTATACAATACACGATATTAATAATACATCCTTGgaacattttattacaatttttctgtttcaaaagtcaattaaagcatttattttctctttaatgCTATAATCTAATATCCAGAAAAAGAGTGACTGAATTAAATCACTAATATAAATAGGAAAATATCATAGcacatttatgaaaataaatgaaaacaacaagAAAAATTTTGCAGATATGAATATTAGAATATTatgcagaaaatatgaaaaacaaaaaaaaaaacaaaaaatacgtGTTAATTTTCGCATTACATCCAATCTAATATTACCGGTACTGCACTAATGTTAGCAGAACGAATACATTTACACTAGTAATGTGTCAGTATTTTATCAATAATGCAGAAAAGTTCTTCTTACTAAACACAAAACCTAAAAGAAAGCTGTTATTTATATAACGTGAGGATTATCCGACAACCCACAAACAATCAGCACTAAATTATAGGTGTACATCTGTGAGTGTTGCAAGTACACAATATGTCAACAATGCTCTATTTAAGGTTATGATGGAGTGGGGAAGTTACACCATCACAATGTTGCTAGTTGAGTGCAACGCATGCCTTACTGGGATACGGGGAATGCATATTCATGCAGAGACATACAGAATCCACGAGGTCAAAAACACGGAGCTATAAGACAAACAAGTATCTGTTCGAAATAAATCACAACTTTGATTATTTCAGGTGCACAAATTGTCAACAAGGCACTAATTAAGGATATGAAAGAGTGAG includes the following:
- the LOC138691505 gene encoding gastrula zinc finger protein XlCGF26.1-like isoform X1, with product MVMDIIKMEPGSDPDEKKPLSEEGYLLDLDVTKIKTESIDHRYDIKSEIVFEETAVPIEFPMLKSEVEEEFCELDQVKEVKLEVTAEENKVLTESVSVSHSSGVAKFCENIPEEYDGKKYDSDICGMSFLDFANLKSGDFEKHSRVYSSEKPFSCDVCGKCFTRSSDLKRHILVHSSERSFSCDVCGKCFSKSYDLKRHSLLHTNERPFSCDVCGKRFSRSDYLVRHSRVHTSGRPFCCDVCGKRFSRSDFLDRHSRVHTAAKPFSCDVCGKCFTTSSHLKTHLIIHTGVKPFSCDICGKCFSLSKYLDRHSRVHSGVKPFSCDVCGKSFSRPIRLKIHSRVHTGEKPYSCDVCGNSFSQFEHVKRHSRVHTCAKPFCCDVCGKYFASSSSLKTHLMLHTGETPFSCDVCGKRFPRLDYLERHTREHTGEKPFSCDVCGKGFSLSRYFDSHSCVH
- the LOC138691505 gene encoding gastrula zinc finger protein XlCGF26.1-like isoform X2, producing MDIIKMEPGSDPDEKKPLSEEGYLLDLDVTKIKTESIDHRYDIKSEIVFEETAVPIEFPMLKSEVEEEFCELDQVKEVKLEVTAEENKVLTESVSVSHSSGVAKFCENIPEEYDGKKYDSDICGMSFLDFANLKSGDFEKHSRVYSSEKPFSCDVCGKCFTRSSDLKRHILVHSSERSFSCDVCGKCFSKSYDLKRHSLLHTNERPFSCDVCGKRFSRSDYLVRHSRVHTSGRPFCCDVCGKRFSRSDFLDRHSRVHTAAKPFSCDVCGKCFTTSSHLKTHLIIHTGVKPFSCDICGKCFSLSKYLDRHSRVHSGVKPFSCDVCGKSFSRPIRLKIHSRVHTGEKPYSCDVCGNSFSQFEHVKRHSRVHTCAKPFCCDVCGKYFASSSSLKTHLMLHTGETPFSCDVCGKRFPRLDYLERHTREHTGEKPFSCDVCGKGFSLSRYFDSHSCVH